The sequence below is a genomic window from Salvelinus fontinalis isolate EN_2023a chromosome 19, ASM2944872v1, whole genome shotgun sequence.
ACCAGGAGACAACAGCACCcctagtggaggaggaggagagttcaggagaggagctggagctggagaCGGTGGAGGTGACTCTGGGAACCCTGGACCTCCGGGAGTATGAGATCTACCCTgccaggaggaagaagaggaaggagagacgcAGAACAGAGGACAGAGGTGAGGGAGACGGGCTGGGGTCTGTAGAGTTAGGCTgctgaccagggcctatagggaatagggtgatgtTTAGGATATCTCAGTTTAATTCATAGAATTTCTACAACAGGACTTTCTATCACTTGATAATCTTTCAAACGCTGCAAAAACAGTTATTTCTGTGTTCAGGTCTAAGTAACAGGGAAGCTGTGGGGTCCCCTGCTGCTGCTGAAGACACTaaccaggagagaggaggagagaagaaccaggagagaggaggagagaagaaccaggggagaggaggagagaagaaccaggggagaggaggagagaagaaccaggagagaggaggagagaagaaccaggggagaggaggagagaagaaccaggggagaggaggagagaagaaccaggagagaggaggagagaagaaccaggagagaggaggagagaagaaccaggagagaggaggagagaagaaccaggggagaggaggagagaagaaccaggagagaggaggagagaagaaccaggggagaggaggagagaagaaccaggagagaggaggagagaagaaccaggggagaggaggagagaagaaccaggggagaggaggagagaagaaccaggagagaggaggagagaagaaccaggggagaggaggagagaagaaccaggagagaggaggagagaagaaccaGGAGAGGAGGAAACCCAAGGGGAAGAAGACGATACAACATGAAGAGGGTGAGGTCTTAACCTAACtctgtcggtcggtctgtctgccgGTCTGTCTGCCGGTCTGCCTGTCGGTCTGCCTGCCGGTCTGTCTGCCAGTCTGCCTGTCGGTCTGCCTGCCAGTCTGTCGGTCTGCCTGCCGGTCTGCCTGTCGGTCTGCCTGCCAGTCTGCCTGTCGGTCTGCCTGCcagtctgtctgtcggtctgtctgccagtctgcctgtcggtctgtctgccggtctgcctgtcggtctgcctgccagtctgtctgccagtctgtctgCCGGTCTGCCTGTCGGTCTGTCTGCCGGTCTGCCTGTCGGTCTGCCTGCCAGTCTGTCGGTCTGCCTGccagtctgtctgcctgtcggTCTGCCTGCCAGTCTGTCTGCCGGTCTGCCTGTCGGTCTGCCTGCCGGTCTGTCTGCCAGTCTGCCTGTCGGTCTGCCTGCcagtctgtcggtctgtctgtcggtcggtgtgcctgcctgcctgcctaccggtctgtctgcctgcctgccggtctgtctatctgtctgtctgtctgtctgcctgccggtctgtctatctgtctgtctgtctgtctgcctgccggtctgtctatctgtctgtctgtctatctgtctgtctgtctatctgtctgtctatctgtctgtctgtctgtctgcctgccggtctgtctgccctTTTTGTCTGccatttttttgtctgcctgtctgtgtttgTTGTATACAACAGTATCTTCTCTGCATCTTCTCAGAGGAGCCTGATGAGTCCTGGGACTATGGCCTGAGGGATGCTCTCTACACCGCCTGTAAGACTGGAGACCTGGACACCCTCATCAGACTGTTACcagtgaggaggggagagcagggtggagaggagggggaccaggatggacagagggaggagcAGGGTGCAAagccagagggagagaagaatcagggagaggtggaggagagctgCTCTTCCCAGGCCCCTGTAGCCCTGGCCCCTGCAGCCCTGAACCCTGCAGCCCTGAACCCTGCAGCCCTGAaccctgcagcccaggcccctgcagcccaggcccctgCAGCCCAGGtccctgcagcccaggcccctgCAGCCCTGGcccctgcagcccaggcccctgCAGCCCAGGtccctgcagcccaggcccctgCAGCCCTGGcccctgcagcccaggcccctgCAGCCCTGAACCCTGCAGCCCTGAaccctgcagcccaggcccctgCAGCCCTGAACCCTGCAGCCCTGAaccctgcagcccaggcccctgcagcccaggcccctgCAGCCCTGGCCCCTGCAGCCCTGGcccctgcagcccaggcccctgCAGCCCTGAACCCTGCAGCCCTGGcccctgcagcccaggcccctgCAGCCCTGAACCCTGCAGCCCTGAaccctgcagcccaggcccctgcagcccaggcccctgCAGCCCTGGcccctgcagcccaggcccctgCAGCCCTGAACCCTGCAGCCCTGAaccctgcagcccaggcccctgcagcccaggcccctgcagcccaggcccctgCAGCCCAGGTCCCTGCAGCCCTGAGTCCACTAGCCCTACTCAACCAGCCCATAGACTCCTCAGGCTTCACTCTGCTCCATGTGGCCTCAGCAGCAGGACAGAAAGGAGTGGCCAAGCTGTTGATGGATGCAGGCAGCGACCCGGCATGCAAGTATGAACCATATATATGTCTATTTTAGGCTTGAGGGGGTATACCGTAATatgtataccggggtatttggaaataacCATGGGATggctttaaaatacattttaatatttatATCTGCTTTTTAAGTTAATACCTggagtcaacttgtgcaatacattAGGAGACAAAGCCGATCGCGTTCTTCATGTCACCTGTCACATGATGAAGTTTTACCATAGTTCGCCAGAACAGAGTCACGTGTTTGGACGTAGCACAATGGGAGAAAGCGGTGTAATTGACAGGGGGTCACATTTTATAATGGAAGTCAATCATGTTTTTTCTCTTCAATACGGTGATCAGGGACGTGCAGCTGTAGTTTTCCTTCACAGACAACATCACTGCGCCACAATCGGCAGAAAATAGATTAATTATCAGCAACAGAAGTGAcaggcagttggaaccaaaaatcacaaatttgtactcatcagaccaaagggcaaatttccaccggtctaatgttcattgctcgtgtttcttggcccaagcaagtctcttcttcttattggtgtcctttagtagtggtttctttgcagcaatttggccatgaaggcctgatttcacgcagtctcctctgaacagttgatgatgagatgtgtctgttacttgttaCTGTATACCGACGCTACCttgacacaacacaactgattggcacaaacacatttacttttaacaaggcacaactgttaattgaaatgcattccaggtgactacctcatgaagctggttgagagaatgctaagagggtgcaaagctgtcatcaaggcagagggtggctactttgaagaatctcaaataaaaaatatatttagatttatttgccactttgttggttactacatgattccatatgtgttatttcatagttttgatgtcttcactattattctacaatgtagaaaatagttaaaataaagaaaaaccgggcctcccgggtggcgcagtgcactgcatcgcagtgctagctacgccaccagagtctctgggttcgcgcccaggctctgtcgcagccggccgcgaccaggaggtccgcggggcgacgcacaattggcatagcgtcgtccggggtagggagggtttggccggtagggatatccttgtctcatcgcgctccagcgactcctgtggcgggccgggcgcagtgcgcgccagccaagggggccaggtacacggtgtttcctccgacacattggtgcggctggcttccgggttggaggcgcgctgtgttaagaagcagtgcggcttgcggcttggttgggttgtgcttcggaggacgcgtggctttcgaccttcgtctctcccgagcccgtacgggagttgtagcgatgagacaagatagtaattactagcgattggataccacgaaaattggggagaaaatgggataaaattaataaaataaaaaaaacaaccctagaatgagtagatgtctaaacttttgactggtactgtatatgtatgtatgttgtAAGAAAATGATTGTCTTTTAAATGAAAAGCACATAAATTGTATGTATTATTATAAGAAGCTGTTTATGTGTTATTATTAACAGAGAGGTTGTTGCTTTGTGTCCACAGAGATCAGACAGGCCAGACGCCTTACATCGTTGCTCCTGACAAGGACACGAGGAACATGTTCAGGAAGTACATGGCTGATCACCCTGACAAATACAACTACAGCAAGGCTCTGGTGAGCTTGTTGTCCCATTGGTTACGTACAGTAGGCAGTCACATTTAAACCGAGGAGCACTTTCTGTCGAGCAGGGCGGAACAACGACAAACGAGCAATCGGTTGTCCAAAGATGTACAGTACTTTGTGATCAAGCTGTGAAGTGTAATCTTGTACACCCACTTATGTTTAGGCATAAACAACCAGTTAAAGTCCACTTTCTGTCAAATGGAATAAATCAATGGGTATTCTGTTGTCTAGGAGTtagcgagacagagaggtaacGTGGGCTATTTTCACATGATGAGCAAAGGACACATTTCAAGCACACGAAATACCATTTAATAAAACTATGATTGTTTCGTTTTCCAAAGATGTACATAGACATTTTTTTAGCACTTTGTGACACAGCGGTGTACGTATATACATCTTAACGTCGGCTCTATTCCCTTAAGGTTCCTGGGCCGCTGACGGCCGAGTTGGAGTCCAAGAAGACGGAGAAGAAAAAGGCCCAGAAAGCAGCAAAGAAAACGAgggagaaagaacagagagaacagaggaagAAACTAGAGATGGAGGCCGAGGAGAAGAAAAGATTTGCCTCCTTAAGCGATCGAGAGAAGGTATGGAAACAGATCCGTTTTTTATGCCGTACATCAATTGTTCAACTTGTTTCAAAAACGAGCGGCTTGACTGTCAAAATGTCCGCCCGCAGAGAGCGCAGGCTGCAGAGAAGAGGTTGGCAGAGCACAAGGCATCGACAGGGGGAGACCTTTCAAACACCAGGTAACATTACGAAGACCTCAGTCATTAGTCAAACAACCTCTCCTTCTCTTTTGACACACAAAACAATGTCAGACTAATGAATACGACACGTTACTCGATAAATAGCACAACAGTCTGTTTCTGTACTGTAGGCAAACGTTCTGTATTGAGGCAACACATTTTCATTCCTTCGTCTAGTGTCCTCTCCTGTCATATGTCTACTGttctcctgtcatatacagtatcatctaggagtctctcctgtcatatacagtatcatctaggtgtctagtgtcctgttatatacagtatcatctaggagtctagtgtcctgtcatatacagtatcatctaggagtctagtgtcctgtcatatacagtatcatctaggagtctagtgtcctgtcatatacagtatcatctaggagtctctcctgttatatacagtatcatctaggagtctctcctgtcatatacagtatcatctaggagtctagtgtcctgttatatacagtatcatctaggagtctagtgtcctgtcatatacagtatcatctaggagtctctcctgttatatacagtatcatctaggagtctagtgtcctgttatatacagtatcatctaggagtctagtgtcctgtcatatacagtatcatctaggagtctagtgtcctgtcatatacagtatcatctaggagtctagtgtcctgtcatatacagtatcatctaggagtctctcctgtcatatacagtatcatctaggagtctagtgtcctgttatatacagtatcatctaggagtctctcctgttatatacagtatcatctaggagtctctcctgttatatacagtatcatctaggagtctagtgtcctgttatatacagtatcatctaggagtctagtgtcctgtcatatacagtatcatctaggagtctctcctgttatatacagtatcatctaggagtctctcctgtcatacagtatcatctaggagtctagtgtcctgtcatatacagtatcatctaggagtctagtgtcctgttatatacagtatcatctaggagtctctcctgtcatatacagtatcatctaggagtctagtgtcctgtcatatacagtatcatctaggagtctagtgtcctgtcatatacagtatcatctaggagtctctcctgttatatacagtatcatctaggagtctctcctgtcatatacagtatcatctaggagtctctcctgttatatacagtatcatctaggagtctagtgtcctgtcatatacagtatcatctaggagtctctcctgttatatacagtatcatctaggagtctctcctgtcatatacagtatcatctaggagtctctcctgttatatacagtatcatctaggagtctagtgtcctgttatatacagtatcatctaggagtctctcctgtcatatacagtatcatctaggagtctagtgtcctgtcatatacagtatcatctaggagtctagtgtcctgtcatatacagtatcatctaggagtctagtgtcctgtcatatacagtatcatctaggagtctagtgtcctgtcatatacaatatcatctaggagtctctcctgttatatacagtatcatctaggagtctagtgtcctgtcatatacagtatcatctaggagtctagtgtcctgtcatatacagtatcatctaggagtctagtgtcctgtcatatacagtatcatctaggagtctagtgtcctgtcatatacaatatcatctaggagtctctcctgttatatacagtatcatctaggagtctagtgtcctgtcatatacagtatcatctaggagtctctcctgttattaacagtatcatctaggagtctctcctgttatatacagtatcatctaggagtctagtgtcctgtcatatacagtatcatctaggagtctagtgtcctgtcatatacagtatcatctaggagtctagtgtcctgttatatacagtatcatctaggagtctagtgtcctgtcatatacagtatcatctaggagtctagtgtcctgtcatatacagtatcatctaggagtctagtgtcctgtcatatacagtatcatctaggagtctagtgtcctgtcatatacagtatcatctaggagtctagtgtcctgtcatatacagtatcatctaggagtctagtgtcctgtcatatacagtatcatctaggagtctagtgtcctgtcatatacagtatcatctagaagtctagtgtcctgttatatacagtatcatctaggagtctagtgtcctgtcatatacagtatcatctaggagtctagtgtcctgtcatatacagtatcatctaggagtctagtgtcctgttatatacagtatcatctaggagtctagtgtcctgtcatatacagtatcatctaggagtctagtgtcctgtcatatacagtatcatctaggagtctagtgtcctgtcatatacagtatcatctaggagtctagtgtcctgtcatatacagtatcatctaggagtctagtgtcctgtcatatacagtatcatctaggagtctagtgtcctgtcatatacagtatcatctaggagtctagtgtcctgtcatatacagtatcatctaggagtctagtgtcctgttatatacagtatcatctaggagtctagtgtcctgtcatatacaatatcatctaggagtctctcctgttatatacagtatcatctaggagtctagtgtcctgtcatatacagtatcatctaggagtctctcctgttatatacagtatcatctaggagtctagtgtcctgtcatatacagtatcatctaggagtctctcctgttatatacagtatcatctaggagtctctcctgttatatacagtatcatctaggagtctagtgtcctgtcatatacagtatcatctaggagtctagtgtcctgtcatatacagtatcatctaggagtctagtgtcctgttatatacagtatcatctaggagtctctcctgttatatacagtatcatctaggagtctctcctgtcatatacagtatcatctaggagtctagtgtcctgttatatacagtatcatctaggagtctagtgtcctgtcatatacagtatcatctaggagtctagtgtcctgttatatacagtatcatctaggagtctctcctgtcatatacagtatcatctaggagtctctcctgttatatacagtatcatctaggagtctagtgtcctgtcatatacagtatcatctaggagtctagtgtcctgttatatacagtatcatctaggagtctagtgtcctgtcatatacagtatcat
It includes:
- the ankzf1 gene encoding ankyrin repeat and zinc finger domain-containing protein 1 isoform X2, coding for MTAGPEYRSVFEYCLQDSALQEVREVTGVHEPPVHTKNPSHSHGVAVCPKEDLQDDEQPERESSLGRDVSDRMVCSACQCPFDSREEQMEHYKLDWHRFNLRHRPSGQTPATVEEFERKTGVGDMSSISGSDSEDEEPDSDWVVENAEAVPLQKDVDGGLEEESFGRLSNRVVFQNSQGQYLAVYRCVLQSKSAIEEDLVASLQSLSDKTMWVILMAGGGHFAGAVFQGRDVLQHKTFHRYTVRAKRGTSQGLRDAKNSSHAPKSAGAALRRYNEAALVKEIQDLLESWSDHLTEASAIFLRAPSHNKTMFLGGKAAPLVKKDPRIRTLPFPTRRATFREIKRVHDVLSTLNVYGKDTDISDILSPSNKVWKKARTPVAQPEPYQETTAPLVEEEESSGEELELETVEVTLGTLDLREYEIYPARRKKRKERRRTEDRGLSNREAVGSPAAAEDTNQERGGEKNQERGGEKNQGRGGEKNQGRGGEKNQERGGEKNQGRGGEKNQGRGGEKNQERGGEKNQERGGEKNQERGGEKNQGRGGEKNQERGGEKNQGRGGEKNQERGGEKNQGRGGEKNQGRGGEKNQERGGEKNQGRGGEKNQERGGEKNQERRKPKGKKTIQHEEEEPDESWDYGLRDALYTACKTGDLDTLIRLLPVRRGEQGGEEGDQDGQREEQGAKPEGEKNQGEVEESCSSQAPVALAPAALNPAALNPAALNPAAQAPAAQAPAAQVPAAQAPAALAPAAQAPAAQVPAAQAPAALAPAAQAPAALNPAALNPAAQAPAALNPAALNPAAQAPAAQAPAALAPAALAPAAQAPAALNPAALAPAAQAPAALNPAALNPAAQAPAAQAPAALAPAAQAPAALNPAALNPAAQAPAAQAPAAQAPAAQVPAALSPLALLNQPIDSSGFTLLHVASAAGQKGVAKLLMDAGSDPACKDQTGQTPYIVAPDKDTRNMFRKYMADHPDKYNYSKALVPGPLTAELESKKTEKKKAQKAAKKTREKEQREQRKKLEMEAEEKKRFASLSDREKRAQAAEKRLAEHKASTGGDLSNTRRCWQCGESLVGKVPFQYLDFSFCTPLCVQEHRKANVANRSTAAN
- the ankzf1 gene encoding ankyrin repeat and zinc finger domain-containing protein 1 isoform X1, which translates into the protein MQLQRTNIDVPESTMTAGPEYRSVFEYCLQDSALQEVREVTGVHEPPVHTKNPSHSHGVAVCPKEDLQDDEQPERESSLGRDVSDRMVCSACQCPFDSREEQMEHYKLDWHRFNLRHRPSGQTPATVEEFERKTGVGDMSSISGSDSEDEEPDSDWVVENAEAVPLQKDVDGGLEEESFGRLSNRVVFQNSQGQYLAVYRCVLQSKSAIEEDLVASLQSLSDKTMWVILMAGGGHFAGAVFQGRDVLQHKTFHRYTVRAKRGTSQGLRDAKNSSHAPKSAGAALRRYNEAALVKEIQDLLESWSDHLTEASAIFLRAPSHNKTMFLGGKAAPLVKKDPRIRTLPFPTRRATFREIKRVHDVLSTLNVYGKDTDISDILSPSNKVWKKARTPVAQPEPYQETTAPLVEEEESSGEELELETVEVTLGTLDLREYEIYPARRKKRKERRRTEDRGLSNREAVGSPAAAEDTNQERGGEKNQERGGEKNQGRGGEKNQGRGGEKNQERGGEKNQGRGGEKNQGRGGEKNQERGGEKNQERGGEKNQERGGEKNQGRGGEKNQERGGEKNQGRGGEKNQERGGEKNQGRGGEKNQGRGGEKNQERGGEKNQGRGGEKNQERGGEKNQERRKPKGKKTIQHEEEEPDESWDYGLRDALYTACKTGDLDTLIRLLPVRRGEQGGEEGDQDGQREEQGAKPEGEKNQGEVEESCSSQAPVALAPAALNPAALNPAALNPAAQAPAAQAPAAQVPAAQAPAALAPAAQAPAAQVPAAQAPAALAPAAQAPAALNPAALNPAAQAPAALNPAALNPAAQAPAAQAPAALAPAALAPAAQAPAALNPAALAPAAQAPAALNPAALNPAAQAPAAQAPAALAPAAQAPAALNPAALNPAAQAPAAQAPAAQAPAAQVPAALSPLALLNQPIDSSGFTLLHVASAAGQKGVAKLLMDAGSDPACKDQTGQTPYIVAPDKDTRNMFRKYMADHPDKYNYSKALVPGPLTAELESKKTEKKKAQKAAKKTREKEQREQRKKLEMEAEEKKRFASLSDREKRAQAAEKRLAEHKASTGGDLSNTRRCWQCGESLVGKVPFQYLDFSFCTPLCVQEHRKANVANRSTAAN